In Capsicum annuum cultivar UCD-10X-F1 chromosome 11, UCD10Xv1.1, whole genome shotgun sequence, one genomic interval encodes:
- the LOC107848627 gene encoding toMV resistant protein Tm-2 netted virescent, whose translation MKMIQSSYDLLAEYLKPCLLYMGLFPKGYEIPVSDLLKWWIAEEFVPNIGTLEREETSMSCLSDLVGRNLVMVSKKRANGEMKRCTVLDQVCEFCLRKITEGKFLHHREPHKLYEPVDLNDQRLCMYIHDSMTSSLKERESFGISQASVELIAHPKFSISDNKHLFPLLNILRLIRVLHLLDFYLDNSWAAAFQSLTHK comes from the exons ATGAAGATGATACAATCAAGTTATGACCTTTTAGCGGAATATTTAAAGCCTTGTCTTCTCTACATGGGATTGTTTCCTAAAGGTTATGAAATTCCAGTGTCTGATCTGCTCAAGTGGTGGATAGCTGAGGAATTTGTGCCAAATATTGGCACGTTGGAGCGTGAAGAAACATCAATGAGTTGCTTGAGTGATCTTGTTGGCAGAAACCTGGTAATGGTATCTAAAAAGAGAGCGAATGGTGAAATGAAACGTTGCACGGTTCTCGATCAAGTGTGTGAGTTTTGCTTGAGAAAAATTACAGAAGGAAAGTTCTTGCATCACAGAGAGCCACATAAGTTATATGAACCTGTAGATTTGAATGACCAAAGGTTATGCATGTACATACATGACTCTATGACAAGTAGTCTCAAGGAAAGAGAGTCTTTTGGAATAAGTCAAGCCTCCGTTGAGTTAATTGCTCATCCAAAATTCAGCATATCAGACAATAAGCATCTTTTTCCTTTGCTTAATATCTTAAGACTTATTCGGGTGTTACATTTATTGGATTTCTACTTGGATAATTCTTGGGCTGCTGCATTTCAGTCACTGACTCATAAG TGA